In Brevibacterium zhoupengii, the following are encoded in one genomic region:
- a CDS encoding nucleotidyltransferase family protein → MVKAMKRKVSMIVLAAGCGSRMGAPKALLRLRTGTPLLEHHVQTMAEAAQTTKAATQGSEDTVEIIVVLGASADRAWPLIPESARVVENPDYPTGMGSSLQVGLQAVAADAEAAIVTLVDVPDTPAETYHRLLEHSGPEVLARCTWNAQPGHPVMIGRELIPRAIAACHDETGAKDLFRELSNQVLGIECGDLLPPGASGNSDVDTVAEAHAHGLVVSTTGKSDHD, encoded by the coding sequence ATGGTGAAGGCAATGAAGCGCAAGGTCAGCATGATCGTGTTGGCGGCAGGATGTGGCAGCCGAATGGGTGCGCCCAAGGCACTGCTGCGACTGCGTACGGGAACACCACTGCTCGAACACCATGTGCAGACGATGGCTGAAGCCGCGCAGACGACTAAGGCTGCAACGCAGGGATCGGAGGACACGGTTGAGATCATCGTGGTCCTCGGAGCTTCTGCCGACCGCGCCTGGCCGCTGATTCCGGAGAGCGCACGAGTGGTCGAGAACCCTGACTATCCAACAGGGATGGGGTCATCACTGCAGGTGGGCCTGCAGGCGGTCGCCGCCGATGCCGAAGCGGCGATCGTCACCCTGGTCGACGTGCCAGACACCCCGGCCGAAACCTACCACCGTCTGCTCGAGCACTCCGGGCCCGAGGTGCTGGCCCGCTGTACCTGGAATGCACAACCCGGGCACCCAGTGATGATCGGCAGGGAACTGATCCCGCGAGCAATCGCGGCCTGTCACGACGAGACAGGGGCGAAAGACCTGTTCAGGGAGCTGTCGAACCAGGTGCTCGGGATCGAATGCGGGGATCTGCTGCCACCGGGCGCCTCAGGAAACAGTGACGTCGATACTGTGGCCGAAGCGCACGCCCACGGGCTGGTTGTGTCCACGACCGGAAAGAGTGATCATGACTGA
- a CDS encoding AAA family ATPase → MTDFTGALDLANALGDAGYMADESLATASFLAGALDKPLLCEGAPGVGKTSLAKALAEVHGTELIRLQCHEGLDSTHALYDWDFAKQILHVRTIEAAAKASAERLDATRLDDELHSLPFLLRRPILQAIESSRSEGIAAQPRRPVLLIDEIDRAGDEFDALLLEVLSDWSVTVPELGTIHTPTPPLVILTSNRTRELHDALKRRCVYHWFSQPDAQTEERILAHHVPGSSQALRAAVVRAANRLRAQTLIKPPGTSETIDWIRALDALGISELDEAAVRSTISAVLKDADDLGGLNSNCLVDQV, encoded by the coding sequence ATGACTGACTTCACCGGCGCCCTTGATTTGGCGAATGCCCTGGGAGACGCGGGGTACATGGCCGACGAATCCCTCGCCACGGCCAGCTTCCTGGCGGGCGCACTCGATAAGCCCCTGCTGTGTGAAGGTGCGCCCGGAGTGGGCAAGACCAGCCTGGCCAAAGCCCTGGCCGAAGTCCATGGCACCGAACTGATTCGACTGCAGTGCCACGAGGGACTCGATTCGACCCATGCGCTCTATGACTGGGACTTCGCCAAGCAGATTCTCCACGTCCGGACCATCGAAGCTGCGGCGAAGGCATCGGCCGAGCGACTCGATGCAACCCGACTCGACGATGAACTCCACAGCCTGCCGTTCCTGCTCAGACGACCTATTCTCCAGGCGATCGAAAGTTCACGAAGCGAGGGGATCGCTGCTCAACCTCGGCGACCTGTGCTGTTGATCGATGAGATCGATCGTGCCGGCGACGAATTCGACGCACTTCTGCTCGAAGTCCTCTCAGACTGGTCTGTGACCGTTCCCGAGCTTGGCACCATTCACACTCCGACCCCGCCCTTGGTCATCCTCACCTCCAACCGCACACGTGAACTTCACGACGCGCTCAAACGTCGCTGCGTCTACCACTGGTTCTCACAACCCGATGCCCAGACGGAGGAGAGAATACTTGCCCACCATGTCCCAGGCTCTTCCCAAGCGCTGCGGGCCGCAGTGGTGCGTGCCGCGAATCGTCTGCGGGCGCAGACCTTGATCAAACCTCCGGGAACCTCGGAGACCATCGACTGGATCCGTGCCCTCGATGCGCTGGGAATCAGTGAGCTCGACGAGGCGGCCGTGAGGTCGACGATTTCTGCGGTTCTGAAAGATGCCGATGACCTCGGAGGTTTGAATTCGAACTGTCTGGTCGACCAGGTATGA
- a CDS encoding VWA domain-containing protein: MSDLPTELMHLGSCLRRYGLPAGADRIRTLTSALALIDPFDPTQVRAASRSLICTEQKHIPIHDALFNQHFGLTGRQRLAQTPHEVSVPTPELSNESRASDELGQVDDQTMALQAAASRIELLRTTDLGNGEHAAEAVRLIDGLSFRSPRRSAYTTRRSSSGGIDANQILKTLIRQEELSCLPRSTRRERDRHVTIIVDVSASMKQWLPALIRFLARATPRLKARSFTVGTRLTRVDQHFCAPLTERELRAAQATIPDIAGGTRLGEGLLSLLSGGHREAIRGSVLVLISDGWEQGDCSELRTACARLGRLSHRFIWVNPRAGRAGFTPEVRGMRIAEEFAQVMLPATTVDGWQAVAENIASNLGRGTTRANRDAASRHRETANFNEYGVKETMTNG; this comes from the coding sequence ATGAGCGACCTGCCCACCGAGCTGATGCACCTCGGCTCATGCCTGCGCCGGTATGGACTGCCTGCCGGTGCAGACAGGATCCGGACTCTGACCAGCGCGCTTGCGCTCATCGATCCGTTTGATCCGACTCAGGTTCGTGCTGCCTCACGGTCATTGATCTGCACCGAGCAGAAACACATTCCGATCCACGATGCGCTCTTCAACCAGCACTTCGGTCTCACCGGGCGCCAACGATTGGCTCAGACTCCTCACGAGGTGAGCGTTCCGACACCGGAGCTCAGCAACGAGTCGAGGGCCTCCGATGAATTGGGCCAGGTCGACGATCAGACGATGGCGCTCCAAGCGGCCGCCAGCCGGATCGAGCTCCTGCGCACCACTGACCTTGGGAACGGCGAACATGCGGCAGAGGCGGTGCGTCTGATCGACGGACTGTCCTTTCGCTCCCCACGTCGCAGTGCGTACACAACGAGGCGCAGCAGCAGCGGGGGAATCGATGCGAACCAGATACTGAAGACCTTGATCCGACAGGAAGAACTCTCGTGTCTGCCGCGATCAACCCGCCGGGAACGCGATCGACACGTCACGATCATCGTCGACGTCTCCGCCTCAATGAAGCAATGGCTGCCAGCACTCATCCGATTCCTGGCTCGGGCCACGCCAAGACTCAAGGCACGTAGCTTCACCGTGGGAACGCGGCTGACCCGAGTCGACCAGCACTTCTGTGCACCGTTGACTGAACGGGAACTGCGGGCGGCGCAGGCGACGATTCCGGATATTGCAGGTGGCACCCGCCTCGGCGAAGGACTCCTCAGCTTGCTCAGCGGGGGACATCGAGAGGCGATCCGCGGATCTGTGCTCGTCCTCATCAGTGATGGTTGGGAACAGGGGGACTGCTCCGAACTGCGCACCGCGTGCGCACGGCTGGGCAGACTGAGCCACCGATTCATCTGGGTGAATCCTCGTGCAGGTCGTGCCGGCTTCACTCCGGAGGTGCGTGGCATGCGGATCGCTGAGGAATTTGCGCAGGTGATGCTTCCCGCGACCACCGTTGATGGGTGGCAGGCAGTGGCCGAAAATATCGCGTCCAACCTGGGACGGGGTACGACTAGGGCGAACCGGGATGCGGCGAGTCGACATCGGGAAACGGCGAACTTCAACGAATACGGAGTGAAAGAGACGATGACCAATGGCTGA
- a CDS encoding hydantoinase B/oxoprolinase family protein, which yields MTITDQTAAPDSGSMLSLTPLTGQALTDYINADPINPAGLPTAYEHGNRLTSKQEASTVDPIIVEIVEGTLASVEMEVETAIARTSRSPMIRDAHDFRAGIHDRQLRKLTGRSYSALVHPVVRDFPIEEMQEGDVFFHNDVYASEGGIGHLPDMCVTVPVFANGEVVCFVQAFGHHDDIGGACPGSMPSGATSVFEEGLMIPPIKLWDAGMPNKSALAIMTRNSRMPDSLSADLDAECSACLMGARRLTELFTRYGVDTVEAAFDTILDNSTEIYRREILSKIPDGQYVWEDYAEHDGVSDPMLHTQRITLTKTSTGGPDDGPRLIIDFTGTAAQAAGPINHCGDYVGGNFLKKWLAPILRNLADSPERMAELDVNEGIVPLIEMRFPEKGTLLTPEFPGPTNARTFVILRLLGVLAGVVAKAVDGQMPADQETIRYTGVYGKDRDGNDYLMREVLGGGSGGRYYSDGEDTIHVVPDSRNLPTEFTESRFPFRVERLGLSVDSGGAGRYRGGLGYEKHIRMLRDGHFMSIADRSILACWGVKGGKAGKPFQVTIDPGGANEREIDALADDEPISAGEVVRIRTTGGGGWGDPLQRPFAEVVRDVQWGKVSIAGAEESYGVIVTEGPDGIENATVDEAASESLRARLVTERGVNEPFFDRGPGYVELAGDGAMAPEVDWL from the coding sequence ATGACGATCACTGACCAGACCGCCGCACCCGACTCCGGGTCGATGCTCAGCCTCACCCCGCTGACAGGGCAGGCACTGACCGATTACATCAACGCCGACCCGATCAACCCTGCAGGTCTGCCGACGGCCTACGAACACGGCAACCGCCTGACCTCGAAGCAGGAGGCTTCGACGGTCGACCCGATCATCGTCGAAATCGTCGAAGGCACCCTGGCCAGCGTCGAAATGGAGGTCGAGACCGCGATCGCCCGCACCTCACGCTCACCGATGATCCGTGACGCTCACGACTTCCGTGCGGGAATCCATGACCGGCAGCTGCGCAAGCTCACGGGTCGCTCATATTCGGCACTCGTCCATCCTGTCGTCCGCGACTTCCCCATCGAAGAGATGCAGGAAGGGGATGTCTTCTTCCACAACGACGTCTACGCCTCCGAGGGCGGAATCGGCCACCTTCCGGATATGTGCGTGACGGTACCGGTCTTCGCCAATGGTGAGGTCGTCTGCTTCGTCCAAGCATTCGGTCATCACGATGACATCGGTGGAGCCTGCCCTGGATCGATGCCATCGGGAGCGACCAGCGTCTTCGAAGAGGGTCTGATGATCCCTCCGATCAAGCTCTGGGATGCAGGGATGCCGAACAAGTCGGCGCTGGCGATTATGACACGCAACTCCCGTATGCCTGACTCGCTGTCGGCCGACCTGGATGCGGAGTGCTCCGCCTGCCTCATGGGTGCCAGGCGCCTGACCGAGCTGTTCACCCGCTACGGAGTCGATACCGTCGAGGCCGCTTTCGACACGATCCTCGACAATTCCACGGAGATCTACCGCCGCGAGATTCTGTCGAAGATCCCCGACGGCCAGTACGTATGGGAGGACTACGCCGAACACGACGGAGTCTCCGACCCGATGCTGCACACGCAGCGGATCACCCTGACGAAGACCTCGACGGGTGGTCCAGATGATGGTCCACGTCTCATCATCGACTTCACCGGCACCGCGGCTCAGGCCGCAGGCCCGATCAACCACTGCGGTGACTATGTGGGCGGCAACTTCCTCAAGAAGTGGCTAGCACCGATTCTGCGCAACCTCGCCGACAGTCCAGAACGCATGGCTGAACTCGACGTCAACGAGGGGATCGTTCCCCTGATCGAGATGCGGTTCCCGGAGAAGGGGACTCTGCTCACTCCCGAATTCCCCGGGCCTACGAACGCACGCACCTTCGTCATCTTGCGCCTCCTCGGCGTGCTGGCAGGTGTGGTGGCGAAGGCAGTCGATGGGCAGATGCCCGCCGACCAGGAGACCATCCGCTACACGGGTGTCTACGGCAAGGACCGAGACGGCAATGACTACCTCATGCGCGAGGTCCTCGGCGGAGGCTCCGGCGGACGCTACTACTCCGACGGTGAGGACACGATCCATGTGGTCCCCGATTCCCGAAACCTGCCGACGGAGTTCACGGAATCTCGGTTCCCGTTCCGGGTCGAACGCCTCGGCCTGTCCGTCGACTCCGGCGGGGCTGGTCGATACCGTGGCGGACTCGGCTACGAGAAGCACATCAGGATGCTGCGCGACGGTCACTTCATGTCGATCGCCGACCGGTCGATCCTCGCCTGCTGGGGAGTCAAAGGTGGGAAGGCCGGTAAGCCCTTCCAGGTCACCATCGACCCAGGTGGTGCGAATGAACGCGAAATCGATGCTCTGGCCGATGACGAGCCGATCAGCGCTGGCGAGGTCGTGCGGATCCGCACGACCGGTGGCGGCGGGTGGGGAGACCCGCTGCAGCGTCCCTTCGCCGAGGTTGTCCGTGACGTCCAGTGGGGCAAGGTGAGCATCGCCGGGGCCGAAGAGTCCTATGGCGTCATTGTCACCGAGGGCCCGGACGGAATCGAGAACGCCACCGTCGACGAGGCGGCTTCGGAGTCGCTGCGTGCACGCCTGGTCACCGAACGCGGAGTCAACGAACCATTCTTCGACCGGGGACCCGGTTACGTCGAGTTGGCCGGTGACGGTGCCATGGCACCCGAGGTGGACTGGCTGTGA
- a CDS encoding carbamate kinase: MRVLVALGGNAMTSADGDASPESQRRAIGRAAVHLADLIEAGHELVVAHGNGPQVGNIMRKNELAVSELPPVSLDWCGAQTQGTIGFTIVSRIEKELNSRSISKSVVALVTRTVVDPDDPAFTDPVKPIGSYQPKDYAASMEELGQMWKDFGARGWRRVVASPRPVRILETPTIEFLANSGVVVVAAGGGGIPVIADGQGFNGVSAVIDKDLSAAQLALSVKADRLIIATDVPCAVAGFGTPVARDITNVTNTELRALTDTGTFASGSMGPKVDAVLNYVDNGGPMGVIAALDDLPTAVAGNSGTVVTPGDSVLTRADRDPARTDHA; this comes from the coding sequence GTGAGAGTCCTCGTCGCCCTCGGTGGCAACGCGATGACTTCCGCCGATGGTGACGCGTCGCCGGAGAGCCAGCGTCGTGCCATCGGGCGGGCGGCCGTCCATCTCGCCGATCTCATCGAAGCCGGACACGAACTCGTCGTCGCCCATGGGAATGGGCCGCAGGTGGGCAACATCATGCGTAAGAATGAGCTCGCCGTTTCGGAGCTGCCCCCGGTCAGTCTCGACTGGTGCGGGGCGCAGACCCAAGGCACCATCGGCTTCACGATTGTGAGCAGAATCGAGAAGGAGCTCAACTCTCGAAGTATTTCCAAGAGCGTTGTTGCGCTGGTCACCCGTACCGTCGTCGACCCAGACGATCCTGCCTTCACGGATCCGGTCAAACCGATCGGCTCCTACCAGCCCAAGGACTATGCGGCCTCCATGGAAGAACTGGGACAGATGTGGAAGGACTTCGGAGCTCGTGGGTGGCGTCGGGTTGTGGCATCGCCTCGCCCGGTGCGGATCCTCGAAACTCCTACGATCGAGTTCTTGGCGAATTCTGGCGTGGTCGTCGTCGCGGCAGGCGGCGGAGGAATCCCTGTCATTGCCGATGGCCAGGGGTTCAACGGAGTCTCTGCGGTCATCGACAAGGACCTCAGCGCGGCGCAGCTGGCGCTGTCGGTGAAAGCCGATCGTCTCATCATCGCCACCGATGTGCCCTGCGCTGTTGCGGGATTCGGCACGCCAGTGGCTCGCGACATCACGAATGTCACGAACACGGAGCTGCGGGCGCTCACGGATACGGGCACCTTCGCCTCAGGTTCGATGGGACCAAAAGTCGATGCTGTTCTCAACTATGTCGACAACGGTGGACCGATGGGCGTCATCGCTGCGCTCGACGATCTCCCCACGGCAGTAGCAGGCAACTCGGGAACTGTAGTCACACCTGGAGACAGTGTACTGACCAGGGCTGACCGAGATCCAGCTCGGACGGATCACGCCTAG
- a CDS encoding bifunctional FdrA/YlbE family protein, whose product MPTTLDIRSGLYYDSVALMQVSAQVKATEGVDTALIGMGTELNVGLMREAGFDIPDSAAPNDLVIAISASDDAALASGLTAVDEAFTRIADTAARSLGPTGGEQPPLTVESALARTGSNLVVVSVPGDYAGIETIAALDSGNSVLLFSDNVDVDTEVALKRRATEAGLIVMGPDCGTAIVAGAGLGFANEVKPGRIGIVAASGTGAQQVSTLLDAAGAGISQLIGTGGRDLTREVGGLSAKQALKALAGDEDTDHVVVVSKPADAEVVAEIEVLAVDLGIGVSWAVLGPDNIDLTASVEAALDSCGFDVPTWPTWGTSDTTVHLKQGPLVGLFCGGTMADEAMLIAAETLGPITSNIPLDGAEKITDPELPVSAHTVIDFGDDGMTQGRAHPMIDPSLRLEAIAEMGDSAGVLLLDLVLGHGAHAAPAEGLAEAISAARSAAAQIGRELPVIVSLIGTQSDPQDFSATVDSLVGAGAEVYVSNAQATRRAVSFIAPLNQTQRYDASGRNAQSERNNSGTEGLPAQPETSSHEAAAQTDVGANSTSATNSSSATKLGELLSAEPKVVSVGLSLFADALRAQAVPVVEVPWQPPLGDTNSLFSVMSDPRRLAANAQALEAMLNAGAELVGLRPARECLGLADNEFLHSGPPLAFERASGPMRGALAGAVVFEGLTDTLEEAEAGLADGRFGMAPCHSKDAVGPMAGVISPSMWMFELVDPVYGNRAYCSLNEGLGKVLRYGANNDEVLDRLRWMRDILGPVLAQAVATHGPIDTKYYVSQMLSSGDEGHNRNRTATLLFLRDLMPDLLALDFASDNLAEVCRFLGANDYFALNLVMPTCKLAMAAAKGIPGSSLVVTMARNGTDFGIQLSGTGDEWFTGPAQVAEGLYLGDYGPEDANPDIGDSAITETAGIGGLAMAAAPAVVRLVGGDVAFAVETTRRMYEITAGEHPIHQIPILEFRGVPSGIDLVKVLRTAVLPQINTGMAGRMAGVGQVGAGLVNPPMDCFTNGLESLGQ is encoded by the coding sequence ATGCCGACGACTCTTGATATCAGGTCAGGCCTCTACTACGACTCCGTCGCTCTCATGCAGGTCTCTGCGCAGGTCAAAGCCACCGAAGGCGTCGACACCGCGCTCATCGGCATGGGCACCGAACTCAATGTCGGTCTCATGCGCGAGGCCGGTTTCGACATTCCCGATTCTGCCGCACCCAATGATCTGGTCATCGCGATCAGCGCCAGCGACGATGCCGCGCTCGCGTCGGGTCTTACTGCCGTCGACGAGGCCTTCACCCGCATTGCCGACACCGCCGCACGCTCGCTGGGGCCAACCGGAGGGGAGCAGCCCCCACTGACTGTCGAGTCAGCGCTCGCGCGCACCGGTTCCAACCTGGTCGTGGTCTCCGTTCCCGGCGACTACGCAGGCATCGAAACCATTGCCGCTCTGGATTCTGGGAACTCGGTGCTGCTCTTCAGCGACAACGTCGATGTCGACACAGAGGTCGCCCTCAAACGCAGGGCCACCGAGGCGGGCCTCATCGTGATGGGCCCTGACTGTGGGACTGCCATCGTCGCCGGGGCCGGGCTCGGTTTCGCCAACGAAGTGAAGCCGGGTCGGATCGGCATCGTCGCCGCTTCGGGTACTGGTGCACAGCAAGTCTCGACCCTGCTTGATGCTGCAGGGGCGGGAATCTCCCAGCTGATCGGCACTGGCGGACGCGATCTGACACGTGAAGTCGGTGGACTCAGCGCCAAACAGGCGCTCAAGGCGCTTGCCGGCGATGAAGACACCGATCATGTCGTCGTCGTGTCTAAACCCGCCGACGCCGAGGTGGTCGCGGAAATAGAAGTACTGGCAGTTGATCTGGGCATCGGTGTCAGCTGGGCCGTGCTCGGCCCCGACAACATCGATCTGACAGCAAGCGTCGAAGCTGCTCTGGACAGCTGCGGCTTCGACGTTCCCACATGGCCGACCTGGGGAACGTCCGACACAACGGTACACCTGAAGCAAGGACCTCTGGTGGGGCTCTTCTGTGGTGGCACCATGGCCGATGAAGCCATGCTCATCGCGGCAGAGACTCTGGGCCCGATCACCTCGAACATCCCCCTCGACGGGGCGGAGAAGATCACTGATCCCGAACTACCTGTGTCCGCACACACTGTCATCGATTTCGGTGATGATGGGATGACTCAAGGACGCGCCCACCCGATGATCGATCCCAGCCTCCGCCTTGAGGCCATAGCAGAGATGGGTGACAGCGCCGGGGTTCTCCTCCTCGATCTGGTCCTCGGTCACGGAGCCCACGCGGCTCCAGCGGAAGGTCTCGCTGAAGCCATCTCCGCAGCTCGATCGGCTGCGGCGCAGATTGGTCGGGAACTGCCGGTCATCGTCAGTCTCATCGGCACCCAGTCTGATCCGCAGGACTTCTCTGCCACGGTTGACTCGCTCGTTGGGGCCGGAGCCGAGGTCTACGTCTCCAACGCTCAGGCAACTCGGCGCGCGGTCTCCTTCATCGCTCCACTCAACCAGACCCAGCGCTACGACGCTTCCGGACGAAACGCACAGTCGGAGCGGAACAACTCGGGCACAGAAGGACTCCCCGCTCAACCGGAAACTTCCTCCCACGAGGCAGCAGCTCAGACGGACGTGGGAGCGAACTCTACGTCAGCAACGAACTCTTCCTCGGCGACGAAACTGGGCGAGCTGCTCTCGGCCGAACCGAAAGTCGTCAGTGTTGGTCTGTCACTCTTCGCCGACGCGCTGCGCGCACAGGCCGTTCCTGTCGTCGAAGTACCGTGGCAACCGCCCTTGGGCGACACGAACAGTCTGTTCTCCGTGATGAGCGACCCTCGTCGCCTGGCTGCCAATGCCCAAGCCTTGGAGGCCATGCTCAACGCCGGCGCCGAGCTCGTCGGCTTGCGACCGGCCCGTGAGTGTCTGGGCCTTGCCGACAACGAGTTCCTGCATTCGGGACCGCCCCTCGCGTTTGAACGTGCCTCGGGTCCTATGCGGGGAGCGTTGGCTGGTGCTGTGGTCTTCGAAGGACTGACCGACACCCTCGAAGAGGCTGAGGCCGGGCTCGCCGACGGACGATTCGGCATGGCGCCATGCCATTCGAAGGATGCTGTCGGGCCGATGGCCGGAGTGATCAGCCCGTCGATGTGGATGTTCGAACTCGTCGACCCCGTGTACGGCAACCGTGCTTACTGCTCCCTCAACGAGGGGTTGGGCAAGGTGCTGCGGTACGGCGCGAACAACGACGAGGTGCTTGACCGCCTCCGTTGGATGCGCGACATCTTGGGCCCCGTGCTCGCGCAGGCGGTCGCCACACACGGACCCATCGACACGAAATACTATGTCTCGCAGATGTTGTCATCCGGCGATGAAGGGCATAACCGCAATCGCACTGCGACACTGCTGTTCCTCCGAGATCTGATGCCGGATCTGCTTGCCCTGGACTTCGCCTCCGACAACCTCGCCGAGGTGTGCCGATTCCTGGGCGCCAATGACTACTTCGCACTCAACTTGGTGATGCCGACCTGCAAACTGGCCATGGCAGCGGCGAAGGGCATTCCCGGTTCCTCACTGGTCGTGACCATGGCTCGAAACGGCACCGATTTCGGCATTCAGCTCTCAGGGACCGGCGACGAATGGTTCACCGGACCGGCCCAGGTCGCTGAGGGACTGTACCTAGGTGACTACGGTCCAGAAGACGCCAATCCCGACATCGGAGACTCAGCAATCACCGAGACTGCCGGCATCGGAGGACTGGCCATGGCCGCGGCTCCGGCAGTGGTGCGCCTCGTCGGTGGCGATGTGGCCTTCGCTGTGGAGACGACGCGGAGAATGTACGAGATCACCGCTGGTGAGCACCCGATCCACCAGATTCCAATCCTGGAATTCCGGGGTGTGCCCAGCGGAATCGACCTGGTCAAGGTGCTGCGGACAGCCGTGCTTCCGCAGATCAACACGGGCATGGCCGGTCGCATGGCCGGCGTCGGCCAGGTAGGCGCCGGACTGGTCAACCCTCCGATGGACTGCTTCACCAATGGTCTCGAGTCGCTGGGACAGTAG
- a CDS encoding XdhC family protein — translation MAELEQTLLDWLQSGRRFSVAVVVETWSSAPRPAGAMMAVASDGQTVGSLSGGCVESAVHELALEVLTTGHARLAHYGSSDDEAYAVGLACGGQIEALVIPIVDETTTALLAGYLRALEESRPAALALELPVIRETSAEEVLGSAAEDSGTAGGFVDIDDPTGRILFIEPAGSADGVSADAGRLSTAGEAEAEWRTSGTLGHPRLDEHVTTDARAMITQGRTGVREYDSTGKRLGAGTRIFVTTSVPPARLIVFGAIDYAAALSQLGRFLGYQVTVCDARPIFATPERFPDAHEVIVGWPHRYLGEEIRAGRIDSSTVIAVLTHDLKFDVPVLLEAARSEAGYIGALGSRRTHTLRVEAMAQAGASTAEIDRIHGPIGLDLGARSPEATAVSIFAEVLLEFARGSGRSLRNTTGPIHS, via the coding sequence ATGGCTGAGTTGGAACAGACACTGTTGGATTGGCTGCAGTCGGGCCGCCGGTTCTCAGTGGCCGTCGTCGTCGAAACCTGGTCGTCGGCACCTCGTCCGGCCGGGGCGATGATGGCTGTGGCCTCCGACGGTCAGACCGTTGGCAGCCTGTCCGGTGGATGCGTCGAATCCGCCGTCCATGAACTTGCTCTTGAGGTGCTGACCACAGGTCATGCCAGGCTGGCGCACTACGGCTCCAGCGACGATGAGGCATACGCCGTGGGCCTTGCCTGCGGCGGGCAGATCGAGGCGCTGGTGATTCCCATCGTCGATGAGACGACGACGGCGCTGCTGGCTGGATATCTGCGTGCGCTTGAGGAATCTCGACCGGCTGCGCTCGCCCTGGAGCTGCCGGTGATCCGTGAGACTTCAGCGGAGGAGGTGCTCGGCAGTGCTGCCGAGGACTCTGGCACTGCCGGCGGTTTCGTTGACATTGATGACCCCACTGGGCGCATATTGTTCATCGAACCCGCAGGAAGTGCAGATGGTGTGTCCGCAGATGCTGGCCGACTCAGTACCGCTGGTGAGGCTGAAGCGGAGTGGCGCACGAGTGGAACTCTCGGTCATCCGCGACTCGATGAGCACGTCACCACCGATGCTAGGGCGATGATCACCCAAGGTCGGACGGGAGTGCGTGAATACGACTCGACTGGAAAGCGCCTCGGCGCCGGAACGCGGATCTTCGTCACCACCTCAGTGCCACCTGCCCGTCTCATCGTCTTCGGGGCGATCGACTACGCGGCGGCCCTGTCTCAGCTCGGGAGATTCCTCGGCTACCAGGTGACGGTCTGCGATGCGCGTCCGATCTTTGCTACGCCGGAGAGGTTCCCCGACGCCCACGAAGTCATCGTGGGCTGGCCTCATCGATACCTGGGTGAAGAGATCCGAGCGGGGCGAATCGACAGCTCCACGGTCATCGCAGTGCTCACCCACGATCTGAAGTTCGACGTTCCGGTGCTCCTCGAAGCGGCACGGTCCGAGGCCGGATACATCGGTGCACTGGGAAGTCGCCGCACCCACACACTGCGCGTCGAGGCCATGGCGCAAGCGGGCGCGAGCACAGCGGAGATCGACCGGATTCATGGTCCCATCGGCCTCGATCTCGGGGCGCGTTCGCCGGAGGCCACTGCAGTGTCCATCTTCGCCGAGGTGCTGCTTGAGTTCGCCCGAGGGAGCGGTCGTTCACTGCGGAATACAACCGGACCCATTCACTCTTAG